The following is a genomic window from Hydrogenobaculum sp. Y04AAS1.
CAAAACTAAACAATATCGCAGCAAACAGTATAAGAAAAGGGACTATGAAGTTAAAAGTTTTTTGAGGTGTATACAAAAGCAAAAAACCACCCAATATACCACCTATCAAAGACGGTATGAAAAGCTTTTTGATATTAGGCAAGGCATCTTTAAAATAGCTTTTATAACCTATCGCTCCAAGCAGTGAACCAGTCCACAGAGCAACGGTGTTTGTTGTGTTTGATAGCTTTGAAGATAAGCCAAGTTCTATAAGCGTAGGAAAGCTTATTAAAGTACCCCCACCTGCTACAGCATTGATACCACCGGCAAACAAAGATGAAAAAAATGCTAAAGCGTAATGTATCATTTTTTCGGTTTATAAGTACCGGCTCTATATTCTATAAAAAAGTTCCAATTTGGAAATTGTTTTGGCAATTGTAATATGTTGTATACCATAACGCCTGTAAATATACGCTCAAACCAAGAAGACAAAGGCCATCCAAAATGTATGTTGAAAACTTTATCTTTATACTGATTGTTTATATCCTCTAAAAGTTTTTTAGAGCTATAGCCTATCCCCCAAAAAGCATTTACTGGCAATATAAAATGGCTTTTAAAAAGTTTTTTAGGTGGCCTTTTTTGTCTCAGAAAGAAAAATGTTATATATATCATATTTTCACCTATCTCGTATACATTTTCAGAAGGTCTTCTAAAATATATATGAATTGGCTTATCTTTCGACAAAGAACCTATATAATCTAATACATCAGCATATTTATCTATCTGGGCCATCTTTTCTTCTTCTTCGGTGGTTTTAATACGAGTTACAATATTTCCAGCTATGATGAAAAATAACACCACAGACGTCCACATAAGAGTACCGTAAGGCTTGTGAATGACTATATAAATAAATGTTGATAAAAACACTATAAATAGTATTAAATTTCTAAATATACCAGTTCTGTATTCTTTGGTTTGTGCGCTTCCTCTTATAACTTTATAAAGTATTATAGTACCTGTGTTTATAACAAACGTTGCTATAAGCCCTATGGCGTACATATCGGCAACTATATCTTGGTTTCCCTGAGTGATTAGCACTATAAATGAGAAAAATACGCTCATAAAGATTATGATGCGGTGATGAGCGTGAAACTTGTTGGTGGTAGATATCCAATAAGCTTTATGATTATCAGCCATTGTAGATATTAATTCTGTAGCACCTACCAAGGCAGTATTTACAGCAAAAGCAAGGGTCAAGGAAGCAAGTATAACAACCGCTATAGCCATTATATTTGTTCCCACTAGTTTAGAGTAGTAAGTTATAAGATCATCCACATGATCCAATGGATTTTCTACCTTTGCCAAAGCTAATGTGCCTATTAAAGGTGTAAATATCCCTACTGTTAACCCAAGCATAATATAAGCTTTATATATAGTTTTCCAATTTTCCACCAACTTGTGGGTTTGAAGCACGGATTCTATACCAGAGTAAGCCAAAATCGTTGATCCAAATCCAATGGATATAAGTTCTATAGTCTTTACAGGATCTAAAGTTAAGAAATCTTCCGAAAGTGTTGTTTTATAAGATGTTACAGCTCTATGAATTTGAGTATGGTCTAACTGAGATATACCTAAAAAAGCCAAAATTGAAAGCACGTAAGCTGTTATCCCAAACAAAACGTATGTTACTTTTGCATTTTCTCTTGCCCCTACGAGATTTAAACCCGCTATCAACCATATTATCAGAAGCTCTAAACCAAGCTTAAATATAAGTGGCCAATGAAAAAAAAAGTTTAAATTCTCCACAGCACTTATTGAAGAAATAACAGCTGTATTTACATAGTCTACTATAATAGAGCCTGCCGCTATAAAAGACGCTGTAGCACCAAATACAAAATAGGAAAAGCTATAGACCCCTCCTCCTTTTATCTTGTTGTTTTCAAGTATCTCAGCTATTTCGGTCATGGTAAGAGAGTATAAAAATATCAATAGCGATGTGAGCGAAAGATATGTAATGGACTTATAACCTATAAATCTAAAAGCCTCACCAGGTGCATAAAATATGCTGGTGAGCTCGTCCATCATGGTAATAACCGCAACTCCGGCGAAACCTAACCATAATTTACCTTTTTTAGTGTAATAAAGATATTCTCTTTTTCTTGTAAGAAAAAACAAGACC
Proteins encoded in this region:
- a CDS encoding APC family permease yields the protein MRIVAVSLAVLFVSLVLFFLTRKREYLYYTKKGKLWLGFAGVAVITMMDELTSIFYAPGEAFRFIGYKSITYLSLTSLLIFLYSLTMTEIAEILENNKIKGGGVYSFSYFVFGATASFIAAGSIIVDYVNTAVISSISAVENLNFFFHWPLIFKLGLELLIIWLIAGLNLVGARENAKVTYVLFGITAYVLSILAFLGISQLDHTQIHRAVTSYKTTLSEDFLTLDPVKTIELISIGFGSTILAYSGIESVLQTHKLVENWKTIYKAYIMLGLTVGIFTPLIGTLALAKVENPLDHVDDLITYYSKLVGTNIMAIAVVILASLTLAFAVNTALVGATELISTMADNHKAYWISTTNKFHAHHRIIIFMSVFFSFIVLITQGNQDIVADMYAIGLIATFVINTGTIILYKVIRGSAQTKEYRTGIFRNLILFIVFLSTFIYIVIHKPYGTLMWTSVVLFFIIAGNIVTRIKTTEEEEKMAQIDKYADVLDYIGSLSKDKPIHIYFRRPSENVYEIGENMIYITFFFLRQKRPPKKLFKSHFILPVNAFWGIGYSSKKLLEDINNQYKDKVFNIHFGWPLSSWFERIFTGVMVYNILQLPKQFPNWNFFIEYRAGTYKPKK